A window of Christiangramia forsetii KT0803 contains these coding sequences:
- a CDS encoding glycosyltransferase family 2 protein, giving the protein MIYLKHINTKTVSSVVKDGEQIQVLNTNLILCFWEICERFPDELVIWIDEKIDMVLSDDLHTIFHHDLIMASYPIESKFFPDSIGYIDQFPFVNPDHTVRYPTWRMSTDVGGIKTQTALKFKSIFQDIKNFGYLLNSIAKVGQQNSLFCYNEPDLIKENYQTTLESRASISLLFNFVSQHYKNEWLFVLLFCFIKYERQLPFWSFFKSHFKRSWFRKTIDLSDLTLAFEKTESLRDTIDILIPTIGRPEYLRQVVLDLKAQTHLPSKLIIIEQEPDLNSKTQLDFLYKEDWPFEIVHRLIHHTGACNARNLAMQQVTSDWVFFADDDIRLTENVIEKALEELHRLNICALNLNCIQPGEEIYFEKIKQWAAFGSGTSIVRSSHALKCQFSEALEFGFGEDIDFGLQLRSHGCDIIYQPEVKIIHLKAGSGGFRDTLKAKWANSSLEPKPSPTMMWLVKKYYSSEMIRGYKVSLFLKFYKKQKLRNPLKYIQLMKRRWDLSEQLSDKLPRS; this is encoded by the coding sequence TTGATCTATTTAAAACATATAAATACTAAAACTGTAAGTTCTGTTGTCAAGGATGGAGAGCAAATCCAGGTTCTGAATACAAATTTGATTCTTTGTTTTTGGGAAATTTGCGAAAGATTCCCTGATGAGTTGGTCATTTGGATAGATGAAAAAATAGATATGGTGCTAAGCGATGATTTGCATACTATTTTTCATCATGATCTCATAATGGCTTCTTATCCTATTGAGTCCAAATTCTTTCCAGATTCCATAGGTTATATAGATCAGTTTCCTTTTGTAAATCCGGATCATACTGTTAGATATCCAACCTGGCGAATGAGTACAGACGTTGGGGGTATCAAAACTCAAACAGCGCTCAAATTTAAATCGATATTTCAGGATATTAAAAATTTTGGATACCTCCTTAATTCTATCGCCAAAGTTGGACAGCAGAATTCGCTTTTCTGTTATAACGAACCTGATTTAATTAAAGAAAATTATCAAACTACTTTAGAAAGCCGGGCATCCATATCCTTGCTATTTAATTTTGTATCCCAACATTATAAAAATGAATGGTTATTTGTTTTATTATTCTGCTTTATTAAATATGAAAGACAATTGCCATTTTGGTCATTTTTTAAAAGTCACTTTAAGAGATCCTGGTTTCGTAAGACAATTGACCTTTCAGATTTAACTCTAGCATTTGAAAAAACCGAAAGTTTAAGAGATACCATAGATATATTAATTCCAACTATAGGCAGGCCTGAGTATTTGAGACAGGTAGTACTTGATCTAAAAGCACAAACACATCTACCTTCAAAACTGATAATAATTGAACAAGAACCCGATCTCAATTCCAAAACACAATTAGATTTTCTATATAAAGAAGATTGGCCATTTGAAATAGTTCATCGTTTGATTCATCATACAGGGGCGTGTAATGCAAGAAATCTGGCCATGCAACAAGTAACCAGCGACTGGGTTTTTTTTGCAGATGATGATATACGCCTTACTGAAAATGTTATAGAAAAAGCTTTAGAAGAGTTACATCGACTAAATATTTGTGCTCTTAATCTAAATTGTATCCAGCCGGGCGAAGAAATCTATTTTGAAAAGATTAAACAATGGGCAGCTTTTGGTTCAGGTACTTCTATTGTAAGATCTTCACATGCTTTAAAATGTCAGTTTTCAGAGGCTCTTGAATTCGGTTTTGGTGAGGACATTGATTTTGGATTACAATTAAGATCCCATGGTTGTGATATTATCTATCAACCAGAGGTTAAAATTATACATTTGAAGGCAGGTAGTGGTGGTTTTAGGGATACTCTAAAAGCGAAATGGGCTAATTCCAGTTTAGAGCCTAAGCCTTCACCAACAATGATGTGGTTGGTGAAAAAATACTATTCTTCGGAAATGATCAGGGGATATAAGGTGAGCCTTTTTCTGAAATTCTATAAAAAACAAAAGCTCAGAAACCCATTGAAATATATTCAACTGATGAAAAGAAGGTGGGATTTGAGTGAGCAGTTAAGTGATAAATTACCTCGGTCTTAA
- a CDS encoding glycosyltransferase family 2 protein yields MLEHIKSFNFSLVVCTYQRSESLERLMDSVAEQSLYPNEILIVDGSLEDNTKKLIQARKYRNLTYFRVKENDRGLTRQRNYGISKLASEAEIVCFLDDDIVLDKGYFENLINTYHLRPKAIAVGGMIVNETNWTKLDNKHKVTFDEFSKDGFVRKLGLRNLVRKKLNLLSDKPPGFMPSFSHGLSISFLPPTGNIYPVEFFMGGVSSYKKEIFEELSFSNYFEGYGLYEDMDFCLRASSIGEMFVNTAARVEHLHEEGGRPDYFKYGKMVVRNGFYVWKIKNPNPNFKSVLKWNAITLLLILIRLSNILNTNEKEKSLMDSLGRFIGWISLAINKPREI; encoded by the coding sequence ATGCTAGAACATATTAAATCATTTAATTTTAGTCTTGTTGTTTGTACTTATCAAAGATCTGAGTCGCTAGAAAGATTAATGGATTCGGTAGCGGAACAAAGTCTTTATCCTAACGAGATTTTAATTGTTGATGGCTCTTTAGAGGATAATACCAAAAAATTAATTCAGGCGAGAAAGTATAGAAATCTTACTTATTTCAGAGTTAAAGAAAATGATAGAGGATTAACAAGGCAAAGAAATTATGGGATCAGTAAACTGGCTTCCGAGGCTGAGATAGTCTGTTTCCTTGATGATGATATAGTTCTGGACAAAGGTTACTTTGAAAATCTAATAAATACGTATCATCTCCGTCCTAAAGCCATCGCCGTGGGAGGTATGATTGTAAATGAAACCAATTGGACTAAACTTGATAACAAACATAAAGTTACATTTGATGAATTCTCAAAAGATGGTTTTGTGAGAAAACTTGGCCTTAGAAATCTTGTTCGTAAGAAGCTAAATTTATTATCAGATAAACCACCAGGTTTTATGCCTTCTTTTTCTCATGGTCTTTCTATAAGTTTCCTTCCACCCACGGGTAATATTTATCCGGTGGAATTTTTTATGGGAGGTGTATCATCTTATAAAAAGGAAATTTTTGAAGAATTAAGTTTTTCAAATTATTTTGAGGGCTACGGTTTATATGAAGATATGGATTTTTGCCTTCGAGCTTCCAGTATAGGAGAAATGTTTGTAAATACAGCAGCGAGGGTAGAGCATCTGCATGAGGAAGGGGGAAGGCCAGATTATTTTAAATATGGCAAAATGGTAGTGCGAAATGGATTTTATGTGTGGAAGATTAAAAATCCTAACCCGAATTTCAAAAGTGTTCTAAAATGGAATGCAATTACCCTACTTTTGATTTTAATAAGACTGAGTAATATTTTAAATACGAACGAAAAGGAAAAATCACTGATGGACTCCCTCGGTAGATTCATAGGCTGGATAAGTTTGGCTATTAATAAACCAAGAGAAATATAA